The following proteins are encoded in a genomic region of Solidesulfovibrio fructosivorans JJ]:
- a CDS encoding bacteriohemerythrin produces MQPSIFDDSLRTGFEVIDEQHRMFLDMLSELGEQIQAGHHRQGVLNAFQGMQAYADGHFTDEEATMAGYDYPDLADHRRQHDTFRRMTRDLGKRTGEGPGLLSLETLEYLGTWFVGHIRNDDQRFAAFAREHGPRA; encoded by the coding sequence ATGCAGCCCAGCATCTTCGACGACAGCCTGAGGACCGGCTTTGAGGTCATCGACGAGCAACACCGGATGTTTTTGGACATGCTTTCCGAACTGGGGGAGCAGATACAGGCGGGGCACCATCGGCAGGGCGTGCTGAACGCCTTCCAGGGCATGCAGGCCTATGCCGACGGGCATTTTACCGACGAGGAAGCCACCATGGCCGGCTACGACTACCCGGATCTCGCGGACCATCGCCGCCAGCACGACACCTTCCGTCGCATGACGCGGGACCTGGGAAAGCGCACCGGCGAGGGCCCGGGACTTTTGTCCCTGGAAACGCTCGAATACCTGGGAACCTGGTTCGTCGGCCACATCCGCAACGACGACCAGCGCTTCGCCGCCTTCGCCCGGGAACACGGGCCGCGTGCCTGA
- a CDS encoding aldo/keto reductase — MEYVHIPDTDLTVSRVALGTWAIGGWMWGGSDEREGIATIHAALDAGVTLIDTAPVYGFGRSEEIVGKALKEYGRRDKVRISTKVALAWKDGQVSRDASPARIEAEVEDSLRRLGVETIDIYFVHWPDGKVPFEETAAALERLRLSGKVRCVGVSNYDPAQMEAFRGRGRLSFCQPPYNLFERDMETAILPYCKRHGVALMTYGALCRGLLSGTMGPDREFTGDDLRRFDPKFAMPRFGQYLGAAEALAAWARQRHGKELLPFAVRWVLDQGVEVALWGGRRPAQMAPIGDIFDFALTAADFEAVNRILAEHVTDPVGPQFMAPPE, encoded by the coding sequence ATGGAATACGTACACATTCCGGATACGGATCTGACGGTTTCCCGGGTGGCGCTCGGCACCTGGGCCATCGGCGGCTGGATGTGGGGCGGCAGCGACGAGCGGGAGGGCATCGCCACCATCCACGCCGCCCTGGACGCCGGGGTCACCCTGATCGACACCGCCCCGGTCTACGGCTTCGGCCGGTCCGAGGAAATCGTGGGCAAGGCCCTCAAGGAATACGGGCGCCGCGATAAGGTGCGCATCTCCACCAAGGTCGCCCTGGCCTGGAAGGACGGCCAGGTCAGCCGCGACGCCAGCCCCGCCCGCATCGAGGCCGAGGTCGAGGATTCGTTGCGTCGGCTTGGCGTCGAGACCATCGACATCTATTTCGTGCACTGGCCGGACGGCAAGGTGCCCTTCGAGGAAACGGCGGCCGCCCTGGAGCGGCTGCGGCTGTCGGGCAAGGTGCGCTGCGTCGGGGTGAGCAACTACGACCCGGCCCAGATGGAGGCCTTTCGCGGCCGGGGCAGGCTGTCGTTTTGCCAGCCGCCCTACAACCTGTTCGAGCGGGACATGGAAACCGCCATCCTGCCCTACTGCAAGCGGCACGGCGTGGCGCTCATGACCTACGGAGCGCTTTGCCGGGGGCTTTTGTCCGGGACCATGGGGCCGGACCGGGAATTTACCGGCGACGACCTGCGCCGGTTCGACCCCAAATTCGCCATGCCCCGGTTCGGGCAATACCTCGGCGCGGCCGAGGCCCTGGCCGCCTGGGCCAGGCAGCGCCACGGCAAGGAACTCCTCCCCTTCGCCGTGCGCTGGGTCCTGGACCAGGGCGTCGAGGTGGCCCTGTGGGGCGGCCGCCGGCCGGCCCAGATGGCCCCCATCGGCGACATCTTCGACTTTGCGCTCACGGCCGCCGATTTCGAGGCCGTCAACCGCATCCTGGCCGAACACGTGACCGACCCCGTCGGCCCGCAGTTCATGGCCCCGCCGGAATAA
- a CDS encoding class II SORL domain-containing protein, with product MSMVDLFQTADWKKEKHVPVIECPAQVPGDGFFDVRVSLGKEIAHPNTTEHHIRWIRVYFKPEGGKFAYEVGSFEFTAHGEAVEGPNTGPVHTFHGVTFSMKTTAPGTLTAAAYCNIHGLWEASQVISLA from the coding sequence ATGAGCATGGTCGACTTGTTTCAAACGGCTGACTGGAAAAAGGAAAAGCACGTTCCGGTGATCGAATGCCCGGCGCAGGTCCCAGGGGACGGCTTTTTCGACGTGCGCGTCTCTCTGGGCAAGGAAATCGCCCACCCCAACACCACCGAGCACCACATCCGCTGGATACGGGTCTATTTCAAGCCCGAAGGCGGAAAGTTCGCCTACGAGGTGGGCAGCTTCGAGTTCACCGCCCACGGCGAGGCCGTCGAAGGCCCCAACACCGGCCCCGTCCACACCTTCCACGGCGTGACCTTCTCCATGAAGACCACCGCCCCCGGCACCCTGACCGCCGCCGCCTACTGCAACATCCACGGCCTGTGGGAAGCCTCCCAGGTCATCAGCCTGGCCTAA
- a CDS encoding methyl-accepting chemotaxis protein yields MSGRMWVFLGGVACSLLLGVLAGWLLDAPGTALLGGAFPAAVAVAGGLVAARERRKTLVGLENVLADIEAGRTPAEEAAPPELAGAIAALALSSRTTRGFLNGITSGLPIPFLLVDPDERTLYTNEATMRMLEIDAPPSSQTGRTLAEVFYNETGRETVVGKAMRQDMVFSNKEVTITGHKGGRRNVFYNVFPLKDAAGTVIGGLCLYLDVTELRTKEDTLCRQNERTTARAARAGELAGDLAGTAKILTERVDQASRAARDQRERLERVGEAVEQLGRSSRDIAEQAGQTAAAAGQTRERAAAAADVMGKVLAGMRQLSEKAGDLGGHMETLSGQAKEVGGILDVISDIADQTNLLALNAAIEAARAGESGRGFAVVADEVRKLAEKTMAATKEVGRNVTAIRDSAETNNRVTGEAVALVAATTGIAGEAGEALNAILGLADTTSTHVRAIAEAAASQTAAGDEAGRHGGEIAGAAADTSQAMDASARAVADLARVAADLEALFIENDAIG; encoded by the coding sequence ATGTCCGGACGGATGTGGGTGTTTTTGGGCGGCGTGGCTTGTTCCCTGCTCCTGGGCGTTTTGGCCGGCTGGCTTTTGGACGCGCCGGGGACGGCCCTGCTCGGCGGGGCCTTTCCGGCCGCCGTGGCCGTTGCCGGCGGACTCGTCGCCGCGCGGGAACGGCGCAAGACCCTGGTGGGCCTGGAAAACGTGCTGGCCGACATCGAGGCCGGACGCACGCCGGCCGAAGAGGCCGCGCCGCCCGAACTGGCCGGGGCAATCGCCGCCCTGGCCCTGTCCTCCCGCACCACGCGGGGCTTTTTAAACGGCATCACGAGCGGCCTGCCCATCCCCTTCCTGCTCGTCGACCCCGACGAACGCACGCTTTACACCAACGAAGCAACCATGCGCATGCTCGAGATCGACGCGCCGCCGTCGAGCCAGACCGGGCGCACCCTGGCCGAGGTCTTTTACAACGAAACAGGCCGTGAAACCGTGGTCGGCAAGGCCATGCGCCAGGACATGGTCTTCTCCAACAAGGAAGTGACCATCACCGGGCACAAGGGCGGCCGGCGCAACGTCTTCTACAACGTCTTTCCCCTCAAGGACGCGGCCGGGACGGTCATCGGCGGGCTGTGCCTCTACCTCGACGTCACCGAGCTGCGGACCAAGGAGGACACCCTCTGCCGGCAAAACGAGCGCACGACGGCCCGGGCGGCGAGGGCCGGCGAACTGGCCGGCGACCTGGCGGGCACGGCCAAGATCCTGACCGAGCGGGTGGACCAGGCCAGCCGGGCCGCCCGCGACCAGCGCGAACGCCTGGAGCGTGTGGGCGAGGCCGTGGAGCAACTCGGCCGCTCCTCCCGCGACATTGCCGAACAGGCCGGCCAGACCGCCGCCGCGGCCGGCCAGACCCGGGAACGCGCGGCCGCGGCGGCGGACGTCATGGGCAAGGTGCTCGCGGGCATGCGGCAACTGTCCGAAAAGGCCGGCGACCTCGGCGGCCACATGGAAACCCTCTCCGGCCAAGCCAAGGAGGTCGGCGGCATCCTGGACGTCATCTCCGACATCGCCGACCAGACCAACCTGCTGGCCCTAAACGCCGCCATCGAGGCGGCCCGGGCCGGCGAATCCGGCCGGGGCTTCGCCGTGGTCGCCGACGAGGTCAGGAAGCTGGCTGAAAAGACCATGGCCGCCACCAAGGAGGTCGGGCGCAACGTCACGGCCATCCGCGACAGCGCCGAGACCAACAACCGGGTCACCGGCGAGGCTGTGGCCCTGGTCGCGGCGACCACCGGCATCGCCGGCGAGGCCGGAGAGGCGCTCAACGCCATCCTGGGACTGGCGGATACGACCTCGACCCATGTGCGCGCCATTGCCGAAGCGGCCGCGTCGCAGACCGCCGCCGGCGACGAGGCCGGTCGCCATGGCGGGGAAATCGCCGGCGCGGCCGCCGACACCAGCCAGGCCATGGACGCCTCGGCCCGGGCCGTGGCCGACCTGGCCCGCGTGGCGGCCGACCTGGAAGCGCTTTTCATCGAGAACGACGCCATCGGATGA
- a CDS encoding efflux RND transporter periplasmic adaptor subunit: MPPSPRRIPVPFPACLLPAVLGLFLLWGCGNGDADKTKAAAPQAVAVMVAAQKPVVADVPVYAEYVGRLAAKENVDIRARVEGYLKERLFTEGSMVKKGDLLFVIEPRQYQESLQKARAELARQQTLLSRAQVDFTRFEKLYKQGAVSRDEYDTKLTRQHELEAGVTSAKSAVETAERDLGYTRIAAPITGRIGKAFVNVGNLVGKGDNTLLAEISSTDPIYVDFSISERDYLELVKAMQAGNGGKAQDFPLTLILADDSVYPLAGEADMAERAVDAKTGTLGVRGVFPNPDGILKPGQFGKVRVLLENRKGALLVPQRAIVDVQGSKSVYVVGPENKIEAKAVTIGGGQNGSFVIDSGLTPDDVVVVEGVTKVRPGVVVKVAPPPAKEGGGKE, encoded by the coding sequence ATGCCCCCGAGCCCGCGTCGCATTCCGGTCCCGTTTCCTGCCTGTCTGTTGCCGGCGGTGTTGGGTCTTTTCCTGCTTTGGGGCTGCGGCAACGGGGACGCCGACAAGACGAAGGCCGCCGCGCCGCAAGCCGTGGCCGTCATGGTCGCGGCCCAAAAGCCGGTCGTGGCCGACGTGCCGGTTTACGCCGAATATGTGGGACGGCTGGCGGCCAAGGAGAACGTGGACATCCGGGCCCGGGTGGAGGGCTATCTCAAGGAGCGGCTCTTCACCGAAGGCTCCATGGTGAAAAAAGGCGACCTGCTTTTTGTCATCGAACCCCGCCAGTACCAGGAGAGCCTGCAAAAGGCCCGGGCCGAGCTGGCCCGGCAGCAGACGCTTCTGTCCAGGGCGCAGGTCGATTTCACGCGCTTCGAAAAGCTTTATAAGCAGGGCGCGGTCAGCCGCGACGAATACGATACCAAGCTCACCCGGCAGCACGAGCTCGAAGCGGGTGTGACAAGCGCCAAGAGCGCCGTGGAAACGGCCGAGCGCGACCTCGGCTACACCCGGATCGCCGCGCCCATCACCGGGCGCATCGGCAAGGCCTTCGTCAATGTCGGCAACCTGGTCGGCAAGGGCGACAACACGCTTCTGGCCGAAATATCCTCCACCGACCCCATCTACGTCGATTTCTCCATCAGCGAACGTGATTACCTGGAGCTGGTCAAGGCCATGCAGGCCGGCAACGGCGGCAAGGCCCAGGATTTTCCGCTGACGCTCATCCTGGCCGACGATTCGGTCTATCCCCTGGCCGGCGAGGCGGACATGGCCGAGCGGGCCGTGGACGCCAAGACCGGCACCCTCGGCGTGCGCGGCGTGTTCCCCAACCCCGACGGCATCCTGAAGCCCGGTCAGTTCGGCAAGGTCCGGGTGCTTTTGGAAAACAGAAAGGGCGCGTTGCTCGTGCCCCAGCGGGCCATCGTCGACGTCCAGGGCAGCAAGTCGGTCTACGTGGTCGGCCCGGAGAACAAGATCGAGGCCAAGGCCGTGACCATCGGCGGCGGCCAGAACGGCTCCTTTGTCATCGACTCGGGCCTGACCCCGGATGATGTGGTCGTGGTCGAGGGCGTGACCAAGGTTCGCCCCGGCGTCGTCGTCAAGGTCGCGCCGCCGCCGGCCAAGGAGGGGGGAGGAAAAGAGTAA
- a CDS encoding efflux RND transporter permease subunit produces MVNFFIERPVFSAVLSIVITLVGAICILTLPIAQYPQIVPPTVQVTATYDGASAQVVEESVATPIEQEVNGAQDMLYMNSVSSNDGRMVLNVTFDISRDLDLATVDVQNRVALANSRLPSEVVRRGISVKKQSPDMLLVINLNSPDGSRDTLFLNNYAKINITDALARVPGVGNVAVFGERDYSMRVWLDPDKLARLGLTASDVANAIRQQNVQAPAGQIGMPPAPPGQEFQLTVQVKGRLADPEEFADIIVRSGKGAQLVRVRDVGRVDLGSQSYTAFTRLNGKPTCTIQIFQLPGANALEVVKRIRAIMAEQATYFPSGVAYTIPYDTTKFVNASIHEVIKTLFEAVFLVLLVVYVFLQNARATLIPMLTVPVSLVGAFAFMQLFGFSINTLTLFGLVLAIGIVVDDAIVVVEAVQHKIDHEGLPAREATKAAMAEVAGPVVAISLVLISVFVPVAFMGGVTGRLYQQFALTLAVSVALSAICALTLSPALCALILRPAGTPKGPLGAFFRGFNRLFAATTNGYTAGVRAAIRLFLVTLVTLGALVGGTYWLLTTVPTGFVPDEDQGYFIVNAQLPEGASLERNEAVVKRMEEHLAADPAVADVLSLGGYNLLTATYSSYASALFVILKPWDERKTPELSLEAAMDRARRFFAGIQQAVVMAFNPSPIPGLGTTGGFQFELQDRAGGKVEELARVAYGFMDAARRLPSVTGVFSDFSVDVPQLFYNLDRDKVQTLGIPPSDVFEALQTYLGGLYVNDFNKFGRTYRVMLQAEPRFRTSPRDIERFYVRAAEGEMVPLSTLGRTKSIRGPEYIRRYNLFRTVEISGATPPGFSSGQSLAAMAGLAQKDLPQGFGYDWTGIAFQEVRSGSQSIYIFALALVMVFLVLAAQYESWAVPFAVILAVPLAVFGAMGAQMLRGLDNNVYAQIGLVMLIGLAAKNAILIVEFAKMRREAGDAPEEAAVSASRLRFRPILMTSFAFILGVVPMMVATGAGAASRHALGTAVFGGMVAATILGVYFVPALYCFIQRAVERLRR; encoded by the coding sequence ATGGTCAATTTCTTCATTGAGCGGCCCGTGTTTTCGGCCGTGTTGTCCATCGTCATCACCCTGGTCGGGGCGATCTGCATCCTGACCCTGCCCATCGCCCAGTACCCCCAGATCGTGCCGCCCACGGTCCAGGTGACGGCCACCTACGACGGCGCCAGCGCCCAGGTGGTGGAGGAGTCCGTGGCCACCCCCATCGAGCAGGAGGTCAACGGCGCCCAGGACATGCTCTACATGAATTCCGTCAGCTCCAACGACGGACGCATGGTCTTAAACGTCACCTTCGACATCAGCCGCGACCTCGACCTGGCCACGGTGGACGTGCAAAACCGCGTGGCCCTGGCCAATTCCCGCCTGCCCTCCGAAGTCGTCCGGCGCGGCATCTCGGTCAAAAAGCAGTCCCCGGACATGCTGCTGGTCATCAACCTGAATTCCCCGGACGGTAGCCGCGATACGCTTTTTCTCAACAACTACGCAAAAATAAATATTACGGATGCCCTGGCCCGGGTGCCGGGCGTGGGCAATGTGGCCGTTTTCGGCGAGCGCGACTACAGCATGCGGGTCTGGCTCGACCCGGACAAGCTGGCGCGCCTGGGGCTTACCGCCTCGGACGTGGCCAACGCCATCCGCCAGCAAAACGTCCAGGCCCCGGCCGGCCAGATCGGCATGCCCCCGGCTCCGCCGGGCCAGGAGTTCCAGCTCACGGTCCAGGTCAAGGGACGTCTGGCCGATCCCGAGGAATTCGCCGACATCATCGTGCGCTCGGGCAAGGGGGCGCAGCTCGTGCGCGTGCGCGACGTGGGCCGGGTGGACCTCGGCAGCCAGAGCTACACCGCCTTTACCCGCCTGAATGGCAAGCCCACCTGCACCATCCAGATTTTCCAGCTGCCCGGGGCCAACGCCCTGGAGGTGGTCAAGCGGATCCGGGCCATCATGGCCGAGCAGGCGACCTATTTCCCCTCCGGCGTCGCTTACACCATTCCCTACGACACGACCAAGTTCGTCAACGCCTCCATCCACGAGGTCATAAAAACCCTGTTCGAAGCCGTTTTTCTGGTCCTGCTCGTGGTCTACGTCTTTTTGCAAAACGCCCGGGCCACGCTCATCCCCATGCTCACCGTGCCGGTGTCCCTGGTCGGGGCTTTCGCCTTCATGCAGCTCTTCGGCTTTTCCATCAACACGCTGACGCTGTTCGGACTGGTGCTGGCCATCGGCATTGTCGTGGACGACGCCATCGTGGTGGTGGAGGCGGTGCAGCACAAGATCGACCACGAGGGGCTGCCCGCCCGGGAGGCCACCAAGGCGGCCATGGCCGAGGTGGCCGGGCCGGTCGTGGCCATCTCGCTGGTTTTGATCTCGGTCTTCGTGCCCGTGGCCTTCATGGGCGGGGTGACGGGCCGGCTCTACCAGCAGTTCGCCCTGACCCTGGCCGTGTCCGTGGCCCTCTCGGCCATCTGCGCCCTGACCCTTTCGCCGGCGCTTTGCGCGCTGATCCTGCGTCCGGCCGGCACGCCCAAGGGGCCGCTCGGGGCATTTTTCCGCGGCTTCAACCGCCTCTTTGCCGCCACCACCAACGGCTACACGGCCGGGGTGCGCGCGGCCATCAGGCTCTTTCTCGTCACGCTCGTCACCCTCGGGGCGCTTGTCGGCGGCACCTACTGGCTGCTGACCACGGTGCCCACGGGGTTTGTTCCCGACGAGGACCAGGGCTATTTCATCGTCAACGCCCAGTTGCCCGAGGGCGCGTCCCTGGAGCGCAACGAGGCGGTGGTCAAGCGCATGGAGGAACACCTCGCCGCCGACCCGGCCGTGGCCGACGTCCTGTCCCTTGGCGGCTACAACCTGCTGACCGCCACCTACAGCTCCTATGCCAGCGCCCTGTTCGTCATATTAAAGCCCTGGGACGAGCGGAAAACGCCGGAGCTCTCCCTGGAAGCGGCCATGGACCGGGCCAGGCGCTTTTTTGCCGGCATCCAGCAGGCCGTGGTCATGGCCTTCAACCCCTCGCCCATTCCCGGCCTCGGCACCACCGGCGGCTTTCAGTTCGAGTTGCAGGACCGCGCCGGCGGCAAGGTGGAGGAGCTGGCCAGGGTGGCCTATGGCTTCATGGACGCGGCCCGGCGGCTGCCGTCCGTGACCGGCGTCTTTTCCGACTTCAGCGTGGACGTGCCCCAGCTTTTCTACAACCTCGACCGCGACAAGGTGCAGACCCTCGGCATCCCGCCAAGCGACGTGTTCGAGGCGCTCCAGACCTATCTCGGCGGCCTCTACGTCAACGACTTCAACAAGTTCGGCCGCACCTACCGGGTCATGCTCCAGGCCGAGCCGCGTTTCCGCACCAGTCCGCGCGACATCGAGCGCTTTTACGTGCGCGCCGCCGAGGGGGAGATGGTGCCCTTAAGCACCCTTGGCCGGACGAAGTCCATTCGCGGGCCGGAATACATCCGCCGCTACAACCTTTTCCGGACCGTGGAGATTTCCGGCGCGACCCCGCCCGGGTTCTCCTCGGGCCAGTCCCTGGCCGCCATGGCGGGGCTGGCCCAAAAGGACCTGCCCCAGGGCTTCGGCTACGACTGGACCGGCATCGCCTTCCAGGAAGTCCGCTCCGGCAGCCAGTCCATCTACATCTTCGCCCTGGCCCTGGTCATGGTGTTTCTGGTCCTGGCCGCCCAGTACGAATCCTGGGCCGTGCCCTTCGCGGTCATCCTGGCCGTGCCGCTGGCGGTGTTCGGGGCCATGGGCGCGCAGATGCTGCGGGGGCTCGACAACAATGTCTACGCCCAGATCGGGCTGGTCATGCTCATCGGCCTGGCCGCCAAGAACGCCATCCTGATCGTGGAATTCGCC